The following coding sequences are from one Delphinus delphis chromosome 17, mDelDel1.2, whole genome shotgun sequence window:
- the CCN3 gene encoding CCN family member 3, with product MQSAQSLRLGPPNQCRCLAFLLLLQLLGQVLATPRCPSSCPAPCPKKPPTCAPGVRAVLDDCSCCLVCARQRGESCSVMLPCEESRGLFCDRRADPSAQTGICMAIEGDNCVFDGVIYQSGETFQPSCKYQCACQDGQVGCVPRCEEDLLLPQPDCPAPRKVKVPGECCEKWICDSNETGTLGDLQTLPAYRTEATLGVAVSDSGINCIEQTTEWSACSKSCGMGFSTRVTNRNPHCEMVKQTRLCVVRPCDQEHKQPADKKGKKCLRTTKSLKAIHLQFENCTSLYTYKPRFCGVCSDGRCCTPHNTKTIQVEFQCSPGHTLKKPVMVIGTCTCHNNCPHNNASFLQDLKPNTSRGEM from the exons ATGCAGAGTGCGCAGAGCCTGCGACTCGGTCCACCCAATCAGTGCCGCTGCCTGGCTTTCCTCCTGCTCCTCCAACTCCTGGGACAG GTCCTTGCGACTCCGCGCTGCCCCTCCTCGTGCCCGGCTCCGTGCCCCAAGAAGCCGCCGACCTGCGCCCCCGGGGTGAGAGCCGTGCTGGACGACTGCTCCTGCTGCCTGGTGTGCGCCCGCCAGCGCGGCGAGAGCTGCTCCGTGATGCTGCCCTGCGAGGAGAGCCGCGGTCTCTTCTGCGACCGCAGAGCGGACCCCAGCGCCCAGACTGGCATCTGCATGG CGATAGAAGGAGACAATTGTGTGTTCGACGGAGTCATCTACCAAAGTGGAGAGACCTTCCAGCCTAGCTGCAAATACCAGTGCGCCTGCCAAGATGGGCAGGTTGGTTGTGTGCCCCGCTGTGAAGAGGACCTGCTACTGCCCCAGCCTGACTGCCCAGCTCCGAGAAAAGTTAAAGTGCCTGGGGAGTGCTGTGAAAAGTGGATCTGTGACTCCAATGAGACGGGGACATTAGGGGACCTCCAAACCCTTCCAG CCTACAGGACCGAAGCCACTCTAGGAGTTGCAGTCTCCGACTCAGGTATCAACTGCATTGAGCAGACCACAGAGTGGAGTGCGTGTTCCAAGAGTTGTGGCATGGGTTTTTCCACCCGGGTCACCAACAGGAATCCACATTGCGAGATGGTGAAGCAGACCCGGCTCTGCGTGGTGCGACCCTGTGACCAAGAGCACAAGCAGCCGGCAGATAAG aaAGGGAAAAAGTGTCTCCGCACTACCAAGTCACTCAAAGCCATCCACCTGCAGTTTGAGAACTGCACGAGCCTATACACCTACAAGCCCAGGTTCTGCGGTGTCTGCAGCGATGGCCGATGCTGTACCCCACACAACACCAAAACCATCCAGGTGGAGTTCCAGTGCTCCCCAGGCCACACCCTCAAGAAACCAGTGATGGTCATCGGGACCTGCACCTGTCACAACAACTGTCCTCATAACAATGCGTCTTTCCTCCAAGACTTAAAGCCAAACACCAGCAGAGGAGAAATGTAA